From Pyrenophora tritici-repentis strain M4 chromosome 1, whole genome shotgun sequence, the proteins below share one genomic window:
- a CDS encoding TT-ORF1 multi-domain protein produces MLFTKLSIFSGLAAVAIADTTINVDNLPLECKDVCSQVSGISNGCKTNSNDQDAAIKCVCSANNASNLIPLCSACIGKFKSDKSNNDDTAVSSILSECSLKTTAYNAAAISAVAISTDTVSTTKTDVVSKTSVAIIITSTSTQGASATSNPAPAKTAGAAIGIGALGFALGML; encoded by the exons ATGCTCTTCACTAAGCTATCCATCTTCTCCGGCCTTGCCGCCGTCGCCATCGCCGACACAACTATCAACGTCGACAACCTGCCCCTCGAATGCAAAGACGTCTGCTCTCAAGTCTCCGGTATCTCCAACGGATGCAAGACCAACAGCA ACGATCAAGATGCCGCCATAAAGTGCGTCTGCAGCGCCAACAACGCATCTAACCTAATCCCCCTCTGCTCCGCCTGCATCGGAAAATTCAAGTCGGACAAGTCCAACAACGACGACACGGCCGTCTCCAGCATCCTTTCAGAGTGCTCCCTCAAGACTACGGCCTACAACGCGGCGGCTATCAGCGCGGTTGCTATCAGCACCGATACTGTTAGCACAACCAAGACGGACGTTGTGAGCAAGACTAGTGTGGCTATTATTATTACTAGCACAAGCACACAGGGTGCGAGTGCGACGAGCAACCCGGCTCCGGCTAAGACTGCGGGTGCCGCCATCGGAATTGGGGCTCTTGGTTTTGCGCTGGGTATGTTGTAG
- a CDS encoding Endoglucanase C-terminal domain-subunit — MKGAIFSILPFVGLAFAQESACPAEPDETITETEVETVYKTATPTPALVADATTSPGSCGPSIVSVTMTEKVYVTVTYTSGTYVTPDAVKTIDVTSTSTLDIYTTVTLHPSGSVHPSGGYFSNSTTVALFKPSQLLSSAPATHTPIPPPRPTTTMSTIAALKPTSSTPSPAAATSTSASPSATAATVAPPTTQTKAGTTKRGSATWYGGNLSGGTCSFVGYTIPAGIYGTAISDFNWDTAGACGTCVSVTGPKGNTVKAMVVDQCPGCGPNHLDLFPDGFAALASPNAGNITVDWAVVPCGISSPIVLKNKSGTSKFWFSMQVMNANVGVAKLEVSTDGGASWKQTKRQPYNFFENPAGFGTDAVDVRVTSTDGKSIVVKNVGIKSESKTTAGGNFA; from the coding sequence ATGAAGGGTGCTATATTCTCCATCCTGCCCTTTGTGGGCCTCGCTTTCGCTCAGGAGTCGGCTTGCCCTGCTGAGCCCGACGAGACGATTACCGAGACTGAAGTCGAGACTGTCTACAAGACTGCCACTCCAACACCTGCGCTTGTTGCAGATGCCACCACCAGCCCGGGCTCTTGCGGACCAAGCATCGTCTCAGTCACTATGACTGAGAAGGTATATGTCACGGTCACCTACACTTCTGGTACCTATGTCACTCCCGATGCTGTCAAGACTATCGACGTTACTTCAACGTCCACCCTCGACATATATACAACCGTCACTCTCCACCCATCTGGCAGCGTCCACCCATCTGGCGGCTATTTCAGCAACTCGACCACCGTCGCCCTCTTCAAGCCCTCTCAGCTCCTGAGCTCTGCTCCAGCAACCCACACTCCCATCCCTCCCCCACGCCCAACTACAACCATGTCAACAATCGCCGCCCTCAAGCCCACATCGTCCACCCCCTCCCCAGCCGCAGCAACCTCCACCTCCGCATCCCCCTCTgccaccgccgccaccgTCGCCCCTCCCACCACGCAAACCAAAGCCGGCACCACCAAGCGCGGCTCCGCCACATGGTACGGCGGCAACCTCTCCGGCGGTACCTGCTCCTTCGTCGGCTACACGATCCCGGCCGGCATCTACGGCACCGCAATCTCAGACTTCAACTGGGACACTGCCGGCGCGTGCGGCACCTGTGTGAGCGTCACAGGCCCCAAGGGCAACACAGTCAAAGCGATGGTCGTAGACCAATGCCCAGGCTGCGGTCCTAACCACCTCGATCTCTTCCCCGATGGCTTCGCCGCCCTCGCCAGCCCCAACGCCGGCAACATCACCGTCGACTGGGCCGTTGTCCCCTGCGGCATCTCCTCCCCCATTGTTCTCAAGAACAAATCCGGCACCAGCAAGTTCTGGTTCAGCATGCAGGTTATGAATGCCAACGTAGGCGTTGCTAAGCTCGAGGTCTCGACTGATGGCGGTGCGTCATGGAAACAGACCAAGAGGCAGCCGTATAACTTTTTTGAGAATCCCGCGGGCTTTGGCACGGATGCTGTTGATGTGAGGGTCACGAGTACGGATGGTAAGAGTATTGTTGTTAAGAATGTGGGGATCAAGTCGGAGTCTAAGACTACGGCTGGTGGTAACTTTGCCTAA
- a CDS encoding Mg-trans-NIPA multi-domain protein, which produces MHIPPTHVAAGPATPITSIIPPNALSWIAKDRPGTGDGYTENWSSLIGILTAIIGNVLISFALNMQRYAHIRLDREWQEKERQRKKRNASSLSLQRLADEATKNAGQRKPQHHEDMVEQRDVAGRHMVEATESDPLIPQSQSQKRPGVERDDSTRSGTEEAAYKQTSYLKSPYWWFGIILMTVGECGNFLAYGFAPASIVSPLGVVALISNCIIAPFMLKEPFRKRDALGVIIAVGGAVTVVLSANDNNPKLGPGEVWDLIRRWEFETYLGITVGVIMVLMVASNRYGEKNILIDLGLVGLFGGYTALSTKGVASLLSYTLWRAITFPVFYLLVAILVGTAVMQIKYINRALQRFDATQVIPVQFVLFTLSVIGGSAVLYRDFERTSAEDAGKFVGGCALTFFGVWLITSGRPGREEEDDEDDREPESEEVVHMAGERYTDEVDGRSDQVTTSTRRSSTTRPLSPPIEIHSRYRDEDTRPSTPNIRVIPEPITPPNPTRPATADIMSSIMANPWAQGNEPEYRTPPLNRHTSTPVLPSEAAPPPLVSISDPNRAVPETPTRGRSYNEAPVTPGSQPPLRRLRTGDRVQSARNSIAGPLLASPLSTSLSTMVQDLKRGGSIRRQHSLLGLRAREGEDVGGMLVLGEPLTRRQTRESIGPSDGGAVTPARMGRGRSLSGTLNGIWRGIRGQGSREDLNGEEVVRDLERER; this is translated from the exons ATGCATATACCCCCCACCCACGTCGCTGCTGGTCCAGCGACACCCATAACGAGCATAATACCACCTAATGCCTTATCATGGATCGCGAAAGACAGACCTGGAACCGGAGATGGATACACGGAGAACTGGAGCAGTCTTATCGGCATCCTCACCGCGATAATAGGAAATGTCTTGATATCTTTTGCGCTCAACATGCAGCGGTATGCGCATATACGGCTGGACAGAGAATGGCAAGAAAAGGAGCGACaaaggaagaagaggaacGCCTCTAGCTTGAGCTTGCAGAGGCTAGCGGACGAGGCCACCAAGAATGCTGGCCAGCGCAAGCCTCAGCACCATGAGGATATGGTTGAGCAGAGAGACGTGGCTGGCCGTCACATGGTCGAAGCGACCGAGTCGGATCCGCTCATTCCACAATCACAGTCGCAGAAGAGACCAGGGGTGGAGAGGGACGACAGCACAAGGTCGGGAACCGAAGAAGCGGCCTACAAGCAAACATCATACCTCAAGTCGCCCTACTGGTGGTTTGGCATAATCCTCATGACTGTTGGAGAATGCGGCAACTTTTTAGCTTATGGTTTCGCGCCCGCGTCCATCGTTTCGCCTCTTGGTGTAGTCGCTCTAATCAGCAACTGCATCATTGCGCCGTTCATGCTCAAGGAGCCTTTTCGCAAGCGGGACGCCCTTGGTGTTATTATCGCGGTTGGAGGCGCTGTTACCGTGGTACTTTCTGCAAACGACAACAACCCCAAGCTGGGCCCTGGTGAAGTCTGGGATCTCATTAGGAGATGGGAGTTCGAGACTTACTTGGGCATCACTGTTGGCGTCATTATGGTTTTGATGGTTGCGAGTAATCGCTATGGAGAAAAGAACATCTTGATCGATTTGGGCCTTGTGGGACTATTTG GTGGATACACAGCGCTCTCAACCAAGGGGGTCGCTTCATTACTCTCGTACACGCTCTGGCGCGCCATCACTTTCCCAGTCTTTTATCTACTCGTTGCTATCCTTGTTGGCACTGCAGTCATGCAGATCAAATACATCAATAGGGCGCTCCAACGATTCGACGCCACCCAGGTCATTCCTGTCCAGTTCGTCCTCTTCACTCTTTCCGTCATTGGTGGATCCGCCGTACTCTATCGAGACTTTGAAAGAACTTCGGCAGAGGATGCTGGCAAGTTTGTCGGTGGATGCGCTTTAACATTCTTTGGCGTCTGGCTCATTACAAGCGGACGGCCCGGGCGGGAAGAGGAAGACGATGAGGACGATCGCGAACCAGAATCGGAAGAAGTTGTCCATATGGCTGGCGAGCGGTACACAGATGAAGTCGATGGAAGGAGCGACCAAGTCACTACAAGTACCCGACGCTCATCAACAACACGTCCACTATCGCCACCTATCGAGATCCATTCGCGCTACCGTGACGAGGATACTCGACCCTCAACACCAAATATTAGAGTCATACCAGAGCCAATTACACCTCCAAATCCAACTCGACCCGCCACTGCCGACATCATGTCATCCATCATGGCCAACCCATGGGCCCAAGGCAACGAGCCCGAGTACCGAACACCACCACTAAACCGTCATACATCGACACCTGTGCTTCCATCTGAAGCCGCACCTCCACCCCTAGTATCCATCTCCGACCCCAACCGCGCGGTCCCAGAGACACCTACGCGTGGAAGATCATACAACGAAGCGCCCGTCACACCAGGCTCGCAGCCACCACTTCGCCGTCTACGAACCGGAGACCGCGTTCAGAGCGCACGTAACAGCATCGCCGGTCCGCTACTCGCAAGCCCTCTAAGCACCAGTCTCAGCACCATGGTGCAAGATCTCAAGCGCGGAGGAAGCATACGCCGGCAGCACAGTTTACTCGGTCTCCGAGCCAGAGAAGGGGAAGATGTGGGCGGCATGCTCGTACTGGGCGAGCCGCTTACTAGACGCCAAACAAGGGAGAGTATCGGCCCTTCAGATGGCGGCGCCGTCACACCTGCTAGGATGGGCAGAGGAAGAAGTCTCAGTGGGACGCTGAATGGTATTTGGAGGGGAATCAGGGGTCAGGGCAGCAGAGAGGATTTGAATGGTGAAGAGGTGGTAAGGGATTTGGAGAGAGAAAGGTAA
- a CDS encoding MIF4G multi-domain protein, with protein sequence MNSLVLDPPMDVAMPDASAVRQDRGSSGANPIERQALAEAPERLPRILDNSRPRPVAQHRTRQALDRHHASYHRRGDFYRPLAAVYYDKDDPPAHRNYSLLRQRDDSPGRLKQKAQTGFVAVMADMDSREERDDRRDDRRDRGGYRGGNKRRRDDGDDNHYRGDDRRNTRRRNDDGPRRRYEEPPFPKLRRLLLNIASSTKLPQDEAIDIAKFFGEHYDDERLRSDFFDVFVQLIVEQPFKIPFVAAVAYYANDVKPDITAEAMKRVADRAQEALNAGEWKEFKLLLRFFACLQSLYPDEGVFPFLGQLFDTVVDLQSANENDVLGIELVKIILLTIPYALVSGGERFHEQAQQLLKNTEIVASNAVPIESLIHSYVGDFESKPVNYNSVIGLLQAQLSVEAENGFELRCIPRVDVDALRRMMAKDEDALPTAPQTHAFPTFIIPSPVNPGPRPVFPEAYFSLFADQEVDTVPKTTDIASSLVRDAIVDTINQLDFNREMVAKFLVDVDCYWSVDIFAKRGSPFDKFRELVGDKVQYKSEDMIIDAIFSQLFKLPSAEHKLVYYHALITQCCKVAPAAIAPSLGRAIRTIYKNLPMMDLELGYRFLDWFSHHLSNFEFRWRWTEWLEDLELSNLHPKKAFILATLDKEIRLSFAKRIRSTLPEPMHSMIPERLDADNSPDFKYDNQDTPYAAEGQMLLTQLRKKATSEEIQATIDSIHEKALEQGITEVLVPSTDAFVTAICRLGAKSLSHVLSCIERGKDRLLEISQNEVARRQIVASVVEYWKDQPGVAVRIIDILLNYTILAPMTVVQWVFGSHMGAGEALTESWVFEMVSNTVAKVTNRNRQIASARLQKGLQQEQTEMVEATLAKDRDNARELFKYIEDSMRGVAEGSADTLVEKSSNGELTDEEVQLIKAWGKRWHTVFIRKAQVEESVVGEEAVEARIKLLAAEPDVVAESMEQDGNGVAEAINGEAQMSLG encoded by the exons ATGAATTCACTAGTGCTTGATCCGCCTATGGACGTTGCTATGCCGGATGCAAGTGCTGTGCGCCAAGATCGGGGCTCAAGCGGCGCTAACCCCATTGAACGGCAAGCTCTCGCGGAAGCTCCAGAGCGACTTCCGCGAATCTTGGACAATTCACGTCCGCGACCCGTTGCACAACACCGCACTCGACAAGCGTTAGACCGCCACCACGCTTCTTATCATCGGCGCGGCGATTTCTATCGACCACTTGCAGCAGTATACTACGACAAAGACGACCCTCCTGCCCACCGTAACTACAGTCTATTACGCCAGCGCGACGACTCCCCAGGAAGGTTGAAGCAAAAGGCACAGACCGGATTCGTTGCAGTTATGGCGGATATGGACTCTAGGGAGGAGCGCGATGATAGGCGCGACGACAGGCGCGATCGGGGTGGCTATCGAGGCGGCAACAAGCGCCGTCGCGACG ACGGCGACGACAACCACTATCGTGGCGACGACCGCCGAAACACGCGACGGCGCAATGATGATGGACCTCGCCGCCGATACGAAGAGCCCCCATTCCCCAAGCTCCGTAGGCTGCTCTTGAACATTGCCAGTTCCACCAAGCTACCGCAAGACGAGGCCATCGACATCGCCAAATTCTTTGGAGAACACTATGACGATGAGCGCCTTCGTTCCGACTTCTTCGATGTTTTTGTGCAACT CATCGTCGAGCAACCCTTCAAGATTCCTTTCGTCGCAGCCGTCGCCTACTACGCAAACGACGTCAAGCCAGATATTACCGCCGAAGCCATGAAGCGCGTTGCAGACCGGGCACAGGAAGCGCTCAATGCCGGCGAGTGGAAAGAGTTCAAGCTATTGCTGAGATTCTTTGCCTGTCTACAGTCGCTATACCCGGATGAAGGCGTCTTCCCCTTCCTCGGACAGTTGTTTGATACGGTTGTGGATCTCCAGAGTGCGAACGAGAATGAT GTTCTCGGCATAGAGCTCGTCAAAATCATCCTGCTCACTATCCCATACGCACTCGTTTCCGGGGGTGAGAGATTCCATGAGCAAGCACAACAACTGCTGAAGAACACCGAGATCGTGGCGAGCAACGCTGTCCCTATCGAGAGCCTCATTCATTCATACGTGGGCGATTTTGAGTCGAAGCCAGTCAACTACAACAGTGTCATCGGCCTTCTTCAGGCACAACTTTCGGTTGAGGCTGAGAATGGATTCGAGCTTAGGTGCATTCCGCGTGTCGACGTCGATGCTCTACGTAGGATGATGGCCAAGGATGAGGACGCCCTACCCACGGCCCCACAGACTCATGCCTTCCCTACATTCATCATCCCATCTCCCGTCAATCCCGGTCCTCGGCCGGTCTTTCCAGAGGCCTATTTCTCCCTGTTTGCCGACCAAGAAGTCGACACCGTTCCCAAGACCACAGATATTGCATCATCGCTTGTTCGAGATGCTATCGTCGACACCATCAATCAACTGGACTTTAACCGTGAGATGGTTGCCAAGTTCCTCGTAGATGTCGACTGCTACTGGTCTGTTGACATCTTTGCCAAGCGCGGTTCACCGTTTGACAAGTTCCGCGAGCTGGTTGGCGACAAAGTTCAGTACAAGTCCGAGGATATGATCATTGATGCAATCTTCTCGCAGCTATTCAAGTTGCCTAGCGCAGAACACAAACTTGTGTATTACCATGCCCTCATCACCCAATGTTGCAAGGTTGCACCTGCCGCCATTGCCCCGTCACTGGGCCGAGCGATCCGTACCATCTACAAGAATCTGCCCATGATGGATCTTGAGCTAGGCTACCGATTCTTAGATTGGTTCTCCCATCATCTCAGCAACTTCGAGTTCAGGTGGAGGTGGACTGAATG GCTTGAGGACCTCGAGCTCTCTAACTTGCATCCGAAGAAGGCATTCATCCTTGCTACACTAGACAAGGAGATCCGGCTTTCATTTGCAAAGCGCATTCGGTCTACACTGCCAGAGCCGATGCATTCTATGATCCCCGAGCGACTTGATGCAGATAACAGCCCTGACTTCAAGTACGACAATCAAG ACACCCCATATGCTGCGGAAGGCCAGATGTTGCTCACCCAACTCAGGAAGAAGGCCACATCAGAGGAAATCCAAGCCACTATTGACAGCATCCACGAGAAAGCACTCGAACAAGGCATCACTGAAGTCCTTGTGCCGTCAACAGATGCCTTTGTCACCGCCATCTGCCGTCTGGGAGCCAAGTCACTGTCTCACGTTCTATCCTGCATCGAGCGAGGCAAGGATCGGCTGCTGGAAATTTCCCAAAACGAGGTTGCACGTCGTCAGATCGTGGCCAGCGTTGTTGAGTACTGGAAAGACCAGCCTGGTGTCGCAGTCCGTATCATTGACATCTTGCTCAACTACACCATCCTTGCGCCTATGACGGTGGTGCAGTGGGTGTTTGGCAGTCACATGGGCGCCGGTGAGGCGTTGACTGAGAGCTGGGTATTTGAGATGGTGTCCAACACAGTCGCCAAGGTTACGAACCGTAACCGTCAAATCGCATCTGCTCGCCTCCAAAAGGGTCTTCAGCAAGAGCAAACCGAAATGGTAGAGGCCACGCTTGCCAAGGATCGAGACAACGCACGGGAGTTGTTCAAGTACATTGAAGATTCCATGCGCGGCGTAGCAGAGGGATCTGCTGACACTTTGGTCGAAAAGTCATCCAACGGCGAGCTCACTGACGAGGAAGTTCAACTCATCAAGGCGTGGGGCAAGCGCTGGCACACTGTCTTCATCCGCAAGGCACAGGTTGAGGAATCTGTTGTTGGCGAAGAGGCTGTCGAAGCACGCATCAAGCTCCTTGCTGCTGAACCCGATGTGGTTGCTGAGAGCATGGAGCAGGACGGTAATGGCGTTGCTGAGGCCATAAACGGCGAGGCACAGATGTCACTTGGCTGA
- a CDS encoding Pep3-Vps18 multi-domain protein, giving the protein MAYDTSSGYAPPSTSNMQEDASLPMFNIERVSLQFNISSDFVAAAVANNVLILALSTGRILRIDLDSPADIDDIDLPKKPSEIGVIKRLFLDPSASHLIVTTTLAENYYLHTQSRTPKALSRLKGVVIESISWNPSQPTASTREILVGASDGNVYEVYIEPSSEFYRREERYLKSVYRTNDGPITGLWTDTVPGRTDLRRIIVATPSTFLHFAGKVGRQGQEGSGSIFSKLFESESATVHEVSNVAPTATSLLAVSPEHQDATNRDDSHTERIFGWLTSQGVLHGKLYLSQDTSELGGKVLGDSKMLPRSQVPPSQTASGRTRRTQDAVSSMILSQWHILQLVEGRIVAINRLDDTIVLDQVVLEPGQSALGLVADLKKNTYWLFTTQEIFEVVVTDESRDVWKIMLKAQQFEAASQYAKTPAQKDAVATASGDYLVGKNQYMEAATVYGRSTKPFEQVALTFIDNGEQDALRKYLVTKLSTLKKSSIMQRTMVATWLIEIYMAKLNTLDDTITTKAELSESMNTAETHDQLSVIRKEYQDFVTRYKTDLDRKTVYEIISSHGREEELLFFATVVNDYNYVLSYWVQRERWQESLAVLKKQTDPEIFYKYSSVLMAHVPVELVDVMMRHSTFDAQKLIPAFLNYNNHTKASLNQNQAVRYLLFEINQHNSTDAAIHNTLISIYASHPTKDESALLAYLEGQSLAHEQNYDADFALRLCIQHKRVQSCVHIYSSMQQYAQAVDLALKYDQVDLASTVADRSNTSPPLRKKLWLAIAKKVISQSSGIKTAIEFLRRVDLLRIEDLIPFFPDFVVIDDFKEEICAALEDYSRKIDGLKQEMDDSEATATHIKEDIKALEQRYAIVEPGERCYTCGLPLLARQFFVFPCQHAFHSDCLAKKVVELAGIARGKRIAELQVEVQKGIKTGVGRERAIRELDALVGSSCVLCSDLAVKLVNEPFISATDNKDEWAL; this is encoded by the exons ATGGCCTACGACACGTCCAGCGGGTATGCACCGCCTAGCACAAGCAACATGCAAGAGGATGCATCACTCCCCATGTTCAACATAGAGCGCGTATCACTCCAGTTCAACATATCCTCCGACTTTGTAGCCGCTGCGGTAGCGAACAATGTCTTAATACTCGCCCTTTCCACCGGGCGCATTCTGCGAATAGACCTGGATAGTCCCGCAGACATTGACG ACATTGATCTGCCAAAGAAGCCCTCGGAAATCGGCGTCATTAAGCGCCTCTTCCTCGACCCCTCCGCATCCCACCTAATCGTAACCACTACGCTCGCCGAGAACTACTATCTGCACACTCAGTCGAGAACACCAAAGGCCTTGTCGCGGCTGAAGGGTGTCGTTATAGAGAGCATATCATGGAATCCATCGCAGCCTACCGCATCGACCCGCGAGATACTGGTAGGAGCTTCGGACGGCAACGTGTATGAGGTATACATCGAGCCCTCTTCCGAGTTCTATCGGAGAGAGGAGAGGTATTTGAAAAGTGTATACAGAACCAATGATGGCCCTATCACAGGCTTGTGGACGGATACTGTGCCTGGCAGGACAGATCTACGGCGTATCATCGTTGCGACACCTTCGACCTTTCTGCACTTCGCAGGCAAGGTTGGACGCCAGGGACAAGAAGGAAGTGGTTCTATCTTTTCGAAGCTCTTCGAAAGTGAGTCTGCGACTGTTCATGAGGTCTCAAATGTGGCACCTACCGCAACTTCGCTGCTTGCCGTCTCTCCCGAGCACCAAGACGCCACCAACCGTGATGATTCGCACACGGAGAGGATATTTGGCTGGCTTACGTCGCAGGGAGTGCTCCACGGCAAGCTTTATTTGTCACAAGACACGTCTGAGCTTGGTGGCAAGGTTCTTGGCGACTCAAAAATGCTGCCTAGATCGCAGGTGCCACCTTCGCAGACAGCTAGTGGACGTACAAGAAGGACACAGGACGCCGTCAGCTCCATGATACTGAGTCAGTGGCACATCTTGCAACTCGTTGAAGGCAGGATTGTTGCCATCAATCGTCTCGACGACACCATTGTCCTTGACCAGGTTGTACTGGAGCCTGGACAAAGTGCGCTTGGCCTCGTAGCCGATCTGAAGAAGAACACCTATTGGCTCTTCACGACACAGGAAATCTTCGAAGTGGTGGTTACAGATGAGAGTAGAGACGTCTGGAAGATCATGCTCAAGGCGCAACAGTTCGAGGCGGCTTCGCAGTATGCCAAAACACCAGCACAAAAGGACGCAGTCGCAACAGCATCTGGTGACTATCTCGTCGGAAAGAACCAATACATGGAAGCTGCAACAGTCTACGGCCGAAGTACAAAGCCTTTCGAACAAGTCGCCTTGACCTTTATCGACAATGGTGAACAAGACGCTCTGCGTAAATACCTTGTGACTAAGCTGTCGACGCTGAAGAAATCCTCAATCATGCAAAGGACCATGGTGGCAACCTGGCTGATTGAGATTTACATGGCAAAGCTCAATACCCTCGACGACACCATTACGACAAAAGCAGAGCTCTCTGAAAGCATGAACACTGCCGAGACTCACGATCAGCTATCGGTCATCAGGAAAGAATACCAAGACTTTGTAACCAGGTACAAGACCGATTTGGACCGCAAGACGGTTTATGAGATCATCAGTAGCCATGGTCGCGAAGAGGAACTGCTATTCTTTGCCACAGTGGTGAACGATTACAACTACGTCTTGTCATACTGGGTACAGCGAGAGAGATGGCAAGAGTCGCTAGCCGTTCTCAAGAAGCAGACCGACCCCGAGATATTCTACAAGTACAGCAGTGTACTGATGGCACATGTACCAGTCGAGCTCGTAGACGTTATGATGCGCCACTCAACCTTTGATGCTCAAAAGCTCATCCCGGCATTCCTGAACTACAACAACCACACCAAAGCCTCGCTGAACCAGAACCAAGCAGTCCGCTACCTGCTCTTTGAGATCAACCAGCACAACTCGACAGACGCGGCAATCCACAACACGCTCATCTCCATCTACGCATCACACCCCACAAAAGACGAATCAGCACTTCTCGCCTACCTCGAAGGCCAATCCCTCGCACACGAGCAAAACTACGACGCCGACTTCGCTCTCCGCCTCTGCATCCAACACAAGCGCGTCCAATCCTGCGTGCACATCTACAGTTCCATGCAGCAATATGCACAAGCCGTCGACCTGGCCCTAAAATACGACCAAGTTGACCTCGCCAGCACCGTCGCCGACCGATCAAACACATCACCGCCCCTCCGCAAAAAACTCTGGCTCGCAATTGCCAAAAAAGTAATCTCGCAATCCTCAGGCATCAAAACCGCAATCGAATTCTTGCGGCGCGTCGACCTTCTCCGCATCGAAGACCTCATACCCTTTTTCCCCGACTTTGTCGTCATCGACGACTTCAAGGAAGAAATCTGCGCCGCCCTCGAGGACTACTCGCGCAAAATCGATGGCCTCAAACAGGAAATGGATGACTCTGAGGCGACGGCTACGCATATCAAGGAGGATATTAAGGCCCTGGAGCAGCGTTATGCTATCGTTGAACCGGGTGAGCGTTGCTATACTTGTGGCTTGCCGCTGCTGGCTCGCCAGTTCTTCGTCTTTCCTTGCCAGCATGCGTTTCATAGCGATTGCTTGGCCAAAAAGGTCGTTGAGCTTGCGGGTATTGCGAGGGGCAAGCGTATTGCGGAGTTGCAGGTTGAGGTACAGAAGGGTATTAAGACGGGTGTGGGGAGGGAAAGGGCGATTAGGGAGTTGGATGCTCTGGTTGGGAGTAGTTG TGTGTTATGCAGCGACTTGGCGGTCAAACTCGTCAATGAACCGTTTATCAGCGCAACGGATAACAAGGATGAGTGGGCTTTGTAA